Within Kutzneria chonburiensis, the genomic segment CCCGGTCCAGGGTCACCTCGTACGAGATGCCGGACCACGGCTGGCGGCACTTCGACAGCTGGCCGCCGGCCGATGCCGTGAGCAGGCAGTGGTTTCCCGGCACCGACGGCTCCCTGACCGGTGGAGAGCCCGGCATCGCCGAATTCGACCAGGACGGCGGTCAGCTGGTTTTCGAGGCCCGGTTGGCCGAGGACCTGGTGATCACCGGCGGCCTGGTGGCCACGTTGCGTGCCGGCACCACCGGCCCCGACGGCAACATCGCCGTCGTGCTCGACGACGTCGACGCCACCGGCGAGGCGGTCCGGATCAGCCAGGGCTGGCTCAAACTCAGCCATCGCGACGGCCACGACCACCTGGCCGCGATCCAGCCCGGAACACTGTACGACGTCACCGTCCCGATCTGGGCCACGCACCATCGCATCGTCGCCGGCCACACGCTGCGGGTCACGCTGTCCAGCGAAGATCACCCGCAGATCGACACCGAGCGGCTGCCCGGCCGCATCCGAGTGGAACTCGGCGGGGCCAGCGTGATCACCGCGAGCGTGCTCACCTGACAATTTCGGTTGTGGCTGGCCGGATTCGTCCGGTCGAGGCGGAGTCAACGGTCACTTGAGCGCCGGCGGTCACAAAGCTTTGACCAACGGACCCGGTGATCACGATCATCGAACCACCGCCGTCCGGACCGTGAGGAGAACACCGTGCGCCTTGCCGCCACCGTCGTCGCCGCACTCGGCATCGTCGCCGCCGTCGCCGGCACCGCGTCGGCCGCCGAGCCGACCGGGATCACGTTCTGGCAGGCCGACTTCAGCGGCCAGAGCGTCACCTACACCCCGGCCACCACCGCCTGCGTCACGCTGCCGTACGCGGTGCACTCGGAGCTCAACGCCAGCCAGGACAGCTTCCGGCTCTACACCACGCCGGACTGCACCGGCTTCGCGCTCACCATCCCGGCCACCGACCTGCACAGCTT encodes:
- a CDS encoding CocE/NonD family hydrolase; its protein translation is MEWLAAQPFCTGRIGMQGISYGGHTTMLTAVQQPPHLTAIIPVQALSDWYENTIYHGGIYNARIRDWQQTTAPDTLETYPQHPLYDDFWRERSIRHRYDRLTVPVLDVGGWLDQYRQAMVENFRGDTWMVAGPWPHGMVPGQPEDIAFAGYLAWWDHWLADRPAPLPRSRVTSYEMPDHGWRHFDSWPPADAVSRQWFPGTDGSLTGGEPGIAEFDQDGGQLVFEARLAEDLVITGGLVATLRAGTTGPDGNIAVVLDDVDATGEAVRISQGWLKLSHRDGHDHLAAIQPGTLYDVTVPIWATHHRIVAGHTLRVTLSSEDHPQIDTERLPGRIRVELGGASVITASVLT